A window of the SAR202 cluster bacterium genome harbors these coding sequences:
- a CDS encoding RNA polymerase sigma factor, which produces MQEQEAISRLKQGDIGGLEELVRRHQNEAVRAAYLIVRDLATAEDVVSHAFLKVRDKIVQFDDSRPFRPWFMRIVVNDAVKAATRSSREVSMDRELAMAESALASVASDGLGPEDEAVREESRRAIWAALGEMPAEQRAAVVMKYYLELKETEIAARMERPQGTVKWLLHQARKRLRPALAPLRGDGD; this is translated from the coding sequence GTGCAGGAACAAGAGGCAATATCCCGCCTCAAGCAAGGCGACATCGGCGGACTCGAAGAGCTGGTGCGGCGGCACCAGAACGAGGCGGTGCGCGCCGCCTATCTGATAGTGCGCGACCTCGCCACGGCAGAGGACGTCGTCAGCCACGCCTTTCTCAAGGTCCGCGACAAAATCGTGCAATTCGACGATTCCCGACCGTTCAGGCCGTGGTTCATGCGGATAGTCGTGAACGACGCGGTGAAGGCTGCGACGCGCTCATCACGCGAGGTCTCGATGGACCGGGAGCTGGCGATGGCGGAGTCCGCGCTGGCATCGGTTGCCTCGGATGGCCTCGGGCCGGAGGATGAGGCCGTGCGCGAGGAGTCGCGGCGGGCGATTTGGGCCGCGCTGGGGGAGATGCCGGCGGAGCAGCGCGCGGCGGTTGTGATGAAGTATTACCTGGAGTTGAAGGAGACGGAAATTGCTGCGCGCATGGAAAGGCCGCAGGGCACGGTGAAGTGGCTGCTCCACCAGGCGCGGAAGCGGCTCCGGCCTGCCCTGGCGCCGCTGCGGGGAGATGGAGATTAG
- a CDS encoding DUF4179 domain-containing protein encodes MSERYDVSQIKGTLAAQAEADVAPVDLWPRIAVMAGASGGVVSRRRVSRLAWAAMAVFGLALLSGTAYAVEPVRQAVEPVRKWFFGSARGAQAVEEFGLAHPVGVSQTVDGVTMTVDYVYVDEERVFIGLRGSAPHGLAPVTRNVWLASEGETRYVFPHERTEPKPPDEATPVPGTGGKLRVTRVIVSGQSGREVADPAFITETPTPGISDWWISSEWGESNGVAMLSFTSNSNITVYNTLPMHLRFYARLATPDVNVWQAFVNGPLAERASESCTPDGCIVGPFDFRFDVPVTGGPEIPIGQSETVNGQTVELRRVYMRTQTTGVVLAFTPPTSENWAPSAALQTSWGATYAAGGGQSMWSPDGKRSSVTSLGNGEWLFEVTHVGVGNGQQSFTVTSLEVLDVTGTVTKRIEGPWTFEFETVRPRLGAYTIVDGVRRQAYVGQVIAQGTKQPNGICSVPPIGMSGASDGSIAVAVTEECEVVVIKIGGSARATQPGTNVVTPVWRTPEVAYPEGR; translated from the coding sequence ATGTCGGAGCGCTATGACGTATCGCAGATAAAAGGCACGCTGGCGGCGCAGGCCGAAGCGGATGTGGCCCCCGTGGACCTGTGGCCGCGCATCGCCGTGATGGCCGGGGCGTCCGGGGGCGTGGTATCGCGGCGGCGGGTGTCGCGGTTGGCGTGGGCGGCGATGGCCGTGTTCGGTCTGGCGCTGTTGAGCGGTACGGCGTACGCCGTGGAGCCGGTGCGGCAGGCGGTGGAGCCTGTGCGCAAGTGGTTCTTCGGGAGCGCAAGGGGCGCGCAGGCGGTGGAGGAGTTCGGGCTGGCGCACCCGGTGGGGGTAAGCCAGACAGTGGACGGGGTGACGATGACGGTGGACTACGTGTATGTGGACGAGGAGCGCGTGTTCATCGGCCTGCGGGGCAGTGCGCCGCACGGTCTCGCGCCGGTGACGCGGAACGTGTGGCTGGCATCGGAGGGAGAGACGCGCTACGTCTTCCCACACGAGCGGACGGAGCCGAAGCCGCCGGACGAGGCGACGCCCGTGCCCGGCACGGGCGGCAAGCTGAGGGTGACGAGAGTGATAGTCAGCGGCCAATCCGGGCGCGAGGTGGCGGACCCGGCGTTCATTACGGAGACGCCGACGCCGGGGATCAGCGACTGGTGGATATCGAGCGAGTGGGGGGAGTCCAACGGCGTCGCGATGCTCAGCTTTACGTCGAACTCGAACATCACGGTCTACAACACGTTGCCGATGCACCTTCGCTTCTACGCACGTCTGGCTACGCCGGACGTGAACGTTTGGCAGGCCTTCGTTAATGGGCCGCTGGCGGAGCGTGCGTCGGAAAGCTGCACGCCGGACGGCTGCATCGTGGGGCCGTTCGACTTCCGGTTCGATGTGCCTGTCACGGGAGGCCCAGAGATTCCCATCGGGCAATCGGAGACGGTGAACGGGCAGACGGTGGAGCTGCGGCGCGTTTACATGCGTACGCAGACCACGGGCGTCGTCCTTGCATTTACACCGCCTACTTCGGAGAACTGGGCGCCGTCCGCTGCGCTGCAGACCTCCTGGGGCGCGACGTACGCGGCCGGCGGCGGACAGTCGATGTGGTCGCCGGACGGCAAGCGATCCTCCGTGACGTCACTCGGCAACGGCGAGTGGCTTTTCGAGGTGACTCACGTCGGAGTTGGGAACGGGCAGCAGTCGTTCACGGTGACCTCCCTGGAGGTGTTGGACGTGACCGGCACGGTCACAAAGCGCATCGAAGGGCCGTGGACGTTCGAGTTCGAGACGGTGCGCCCGCGCCTTGGAGCCTACACAATTGTGGACGGAGTGAGGCGTCAGGCCTACGTGGGCCAGGTGATCGCGCAGGGGACCAAGCAGCCCAACGGCATCTGCTCCGTTCCGCCAATAGGCATGAGCGGCGCAAGCGACGGCAGCATCGCCGTCGCTGTGACTGAGGAGTGCGAGGTGGTGGTGATAAAGATCGGCGGCAGCGCGAGGGCGACGCAGCCCGGGA